Genomic DNA from Endomicrobiales bacterium:
CAGGAGCTGTATAAATAGCATTTTTTAACGCATTCTGACATTGTATTGTGCAAGTACAAGCGGTGTTATCTCCAATTTTTGGCAAGACATACTTAATTAAGCGCTCAACATTGCTATTATTTTCTTTCATTACGCTAAGCACAACTTCTGGTGTTACTTCATCATTTTCTTTCCATGCGTCATAATCAGTTATAAGCGCGACCATTGCGTAGCAAATTTCTGCCTCACGGGCCAGCTTTGCCTCTGGTATTGCGGTCATACCAATTAAATCAAAACCACTTTTTTGATAAAAGAGTGACTCGGCCTTTGTGGAAAACTGAGGCCCCTCTATACAAACATAGGTTCCGCCGTTGTGATGTTCTATGCCAAGCTCCCTAACCGATTTGTGCAGCGTTTCACGCAAACAAGTACAAAATGGATTTGCGAAAGCAATATGTCCAACTATCCCATTGCTAAAAAATGAAAGTGGGCGGTTTTTTGTTCTGTCAAATATTTGATCTGGCAATACAAAATGACGTGGTTTGTAATCGTCACGCAAGGAACCACAGGCCGATATTGCAATTATTTTTTTCACACCCAGCATTTTTAGCGCAAATATGTTCGCGCGTGAGTTCACCTCAGATGGAGTGAACCTATGGCCTTTGCCATGCCGCGGTAAAAAAGCGCAACTTACACCGTCTATAGTTCCTATGGTTATAGGGTCCGATGGCGAACCAAATGGCGTGGTTATGTTTATTGTTTTAATATCTTTAAGCCCATCAATAGCGTAAACACCGCTACCACCAATTATTGCAAGTTTTACTTCTGGAAGTTTGCCTGTATCTATCATTTTACGCTCCTTTATGTCGCGTCTCGCCTATGTGCAGACTTAGTATTCACTTCGTTCATACTTGGTTTGGCTAAGATGATTTCGCCAAACCGCTCTACAAGGGAAAACCTATGGTTTTCCCGTTTCGTCGTCGCTTGTCACACCAACGGCGGGACTGCGCTGAACCCTTTCCTTAAGTTGTAAGAGAACATTTAAACTGGAATGATGTCTAGTAAATTTAATTGTACTGAAAATGTATCCTGCCAAAAATTTGACTCAACCTTTAAAAGCAGGTCGGCATGTTGATTTTCACAAAAATCATTTTTCAAACTGCCCATATCTCTTCCAAAAGCATTAATGCGGTGTGCGCTATTTTTTGAAACTTTTAATTTAAGATGGTCACCAATTTTAGCAATTTCATGAAGTTTTACATCTCTTACAATAAATATCGGCTCCGGGTTTGCCGCACCAAATGGCTCAAGTTTTGCAAGTTCCATAAGCAGGTCTGGCGATATTTCCGAAAGAGAAAGTTCTAAGTCAACTAATGTTTTTTGCTCTTGCGAAAGCTCCGACAAAAGCTCACCTGCAACTTTTTTTAGCTCTTGGGTAAATAACGGTATATTTTCTGTTTTTATTGTTAAACCTGCGGCTTGGGCATGGCCTCCAAACTTAACCAACAAATGCGATACTTTAGAAAATGCCGCGGTAATATCAAAACCACCTGCAGAACGGGCTGAACCAACAGCTTCATCTCCCTGATTAATCAATAAAACCGTCGGTTTGTTATATTTTTTTGAAATGCGGGATGCGATTATGCCAGTTACTCCATGGGCAAGGTCGGATGCGCATACAATTAAAATTTTATCTTTTTCAACATCACACTGCAGTTTAAGTAATGGTTCAAATTTTTCTAAATTCAGCGATTGAAGGTTTTTTCTATCATCATTTAAGTCTAAAAGTTCATTAATTAGATCGTGGGCTTCACGCTCTTCGCAAGAAAGCAAAAGTTTTAATGCAACTGAGGCCTTACCCATACGCCCTGCGGCGTTTAAGACAGGTGAAACCTGCCAAGCTATGGTTTTTGCCGTAAATCCCGGCCCGTTTTTAATTGGATTATGACAGCGCTCAACAAGTTTTTTTAAACCAACTCTTTGAGTATTTGAAATACTTTTTAGCCCCTCTTTTACAATTATACGGTTTTCCGCGATAAGAGGCATAATATCGGCGATAGTGCCAAGCGCAAGCAAATCCATAGCGGAACGCCTAAAATAGTCCATTCGGCAGTCAGATAACCTCTCCAATGCAAGATACACCTTGTATGCAAGCATTGCATCGGCAAGAGCTCTATGTAGTGAGCTTTCATCACACAAAACTTCTAATTTTTTTGCAACTGATGCAAGCTTGTAACTTTCACAAGCGAGCAATTTTCTTGCAAGTAGAAGCGTATCTACCACAGGGTTTGAAATTTCACGCCTAAAATATTTTTTTGCAGCGAGTTTTAAAAAACTCAAATCAAAATCACTATTGTGAGCAACAAGTGTTCGCAAACCTATAAAGTCAAAAAACTTTTTTAAGGCAATTTCTGGCTCTGGCGCATTTTCAAGCATAT
This window encodes:
- the mtnP gene encoding S-methyl-5'-thioadenosine phosphorylase, whose protein sequence is MIDTGKLPEVKLAIIGGSGVYAIDGLKDIKTINITTPFGSPSDPITIGTIDGVSCAFLPRHGKGHRFTPSEVNSRANIFALKMLGVKKIIAISACGSLRDDYKPRHFVLPDQIFDRTKNRPLSFFSNGIVGHIAFANPFCTCLRETLHKSVRELGIEHHNGGTYVCIEGPQFSTKAESLFYQKSGFDLIGMTAIPEAKLAREAEICYAMVALITDYDAWKENDEVTPEVVLSVMKENNSNVERLIKYVLPKIGDNTACTCTIQCQNALKNAIYTAPEIISEKIKEDLAPLISKYIK
- a CDS encoding exonuclease domain-containing protein translates to MSSWQLIVSDKELIARLSEETGLSNIICTVLVNRGVTTSLDMCNYINTKIENLTNPFLLSGMVKAAERIRKAVYDNEKILIYGDKDVDGLTAVCVMHNTLKALGSEPLWYIPSDEGYGLHEPVIKEFADKGVSLIITVDCGITALNQIDYANSLGIDVVVTDHHAPVDPLPSAYAIINPKVAPDYTFKDLAGCSVAFKLSEALMLSFGKSFNIEFAAIDIETTGLNPAQDQICELSAVLFKNGVIQGTFSTLVKISKPIHPVASAVNGITDDMLENAPEPEIALKKFFDFIGLRTLVAHNSDFDLSFLKLAAKKYFRREISNPVVDTLLLARKLLACESYKLASVAKKLEVLCDESSLHRALADAMLAYKVYLALERLSDCRMDYFRRSAMDLLALGTIADIMPLIAENRIIVKEGLKSISNTQRVGLKKLVERCHNPIKNGPGFTAKTIAWQVSPVLNAAGRMGKASVALKLLLSCEEREAHDLINELLDLNDDRKNLQSLNLEKFEPLLKLQCDVEKDKILIVCASDLAHGVTGIIASRISKKYNKPTVLLINQGDEAVGSARSAGGFDITAAFSKVSHLLVKFGGHAQAAGLTIKTENIPLFTQELKKVAGELLSELSQEQKTLVDLELSLSEISPDLLMELAKLEPFGAANPEPIFIVRDVKLHEIAKIGDHLKLKVSKNSAHRINAFGRDMGSLKNDFCENQHADLLLKVESNFWQDTFSVQLNLLDIIPV